A genomic segment from Vicia villosa cultivar HV-30 ecotype Madison, WI unplaced genomic scaffold, Vvil1.0 ctg.003290F_1_1, whole genome shotgun sequence encodes:
- the LOC131640738 gene encoding uncharacterized protein LOC131640738: MESQPPRSESQTDPLHNPSNKHPLDELCHDLNSLQDLANRGAWRTIIDKVSRARALSLLQKPHDHLTYLAFNALAFTKLRRFNEASSELDSVEDLDSSHYQYETYPKIYPNRVGSMVPFSLRWLHALIPIKLGQRQQGIDRLYGLLDFVREKIATKENNNLSESVRVWRKREVFVVNCIIGHHLSHKEFGVCLSLMKSLLSRDSTDPYLISQLGYIQLQTGDLEGAKASFLKAEIDGKNNGSLSEVEFMNLVNRNKALVYMVGKDYASAVREYEECIVRDHSDIVAFNNKALCLMYLRDLSDSIKVLENALERVPTVALNETLVVNLCSMYELAYVNHSDIKRTLSSWIARVAPDDFDATCTRT; encoded by the coding sequence ATGGAGTCGCAACCTCCAAGATCCGAATCACAAACCGACCCTCTCCACAACCCATCCAACAAACACCCCTTAGACGAACTCTGCCACGACCTCAATTCCCTCCAAGACCTAGCCAACCGCGGCGCGTGGCGCACCATCATCGACAAAGTCTCACGCGCCAGAGCACTCTCTCTTCTCCAAAAGCCCCACGACCACCTCACCTACCTCGCCTTCAACGCCCTTGCATTCACCAAACTACGTCGTTTCAACGAAGCCTCTTCCGAACTCGATTCCGTCGAAGATCTCGATAGTTCACATTACCAATACGAAACCTACCCGAAAATCTACCCTAATCGCGTCGGATCTATGGTTCCTTTTTCCCTCCGGTGGCTTCATGCTCTAATTCCGATCAAATTAGGTCAACGACAACAAGGAATTGATCGGTTATACGGTCTCCTCGATTTCGTGCGAGAGAAGATAGCCACCAAGGAAAACAACAATTTAAGCGAATCGGTTCGGGTTTGGCGAAAAAGAGAGGTTTTTGTTGTGAATTGTATAATTGGTCACCATTTGAGTCACAAGGAGTTTGGTGTTTGTTTAAGCTTGATGAAAAGTTTACTCTCTAGAGATTCTACTGATCCTTATTTGATTTCGCAACTTGGGTATATTCAATTACAAACCGGTGACTTGGAAGGTGCAAAAGCTTCGTTTTTGAAAGCTGAAATTGATGGGAAGAACAATGGGTCATTGAGTGAGGTTGAGTTTATGAATCTTGTGAATAGAAACAAGGCTTTGGTGTATATGGTTGGGAAGGATTATGCATCTGCGGTGAGGGAATATGAAGAGTGTATTGTAAGGGATCATAGTGATATAGTTGCTTTTAACAATAAAGCTCTTTGTTTGATGTATTTGAGGGATTTGTCTGATTCAATCAAGGTGTTGGAGAATGCTCTTGAAAGGGTTCCTACGGTTGCGTTGAATGAGACGCTGGTTGTTAATTTGTGTAGTATGTATGAGTTGGCTTATGTTAATCACTCGGATATTAAGAGAACGCTTAGTAGTTGGATTGCTCGTGTTGCGCCTGATGATTTTGATGCAACGTGTACGCGGACATGA
- the LOC131640742 gene encoding sulfate transporter 2.1-like, producing MTSSTVDTCKSDDLQVDIEKNLPQDVRSQWILNAPEPPSPWHVAADSVRKTVSNFRGKVSSLSDRSCGTVLLSALQVVFPILVWGRSYTAAKFRKDFLAGLTIASLCIPQSIGYATLANLAPQYGLYTSVVPPLIYAVMGTSREIAIGPVAVVSLLLSSMVQKLVDPSTDPVGYTKLIFLTTLFAGIFQTSFGLFRLGFLVDFLSHAAIVGFVAGAAIVIGLQQLKGLFGITHFTTKTDIISVLKAVWEAFHNPWNPHNFILGGCFLAFILTTRFLGKRKKNLFWLASIAPLVSIVLSTLVVYLTRADKNGVKIVKHVKGGLNPISINQLDFNSPHVVDVAKIGLVVAVVALTESVAVGRSFASIKGYQLDGNKEMMSIGFTNIIGSLTSCYVATGSFSRTAVNYAAGCESLISNIVMAVTVMISLQFLTNLLYYTPIAIIASVILSALPGLIDITEAYKIWKVDKLDFLACIGAFFGVLFASVEIGLLVAVVISFTKIILISIRPSTETLGKLPGTDLFCDVDQYPMAIQIPGVIIIRMKSALLCFANANFVKERIIKWVTPKESEDDKGNSKSTIQLVILDTSNLVNIDTSGIASLEELYKNLSSHGKQLAIVNPRWQVIHKLKVSKFVDKIGGRVYLTVEEAVVAGCKSNQF from the exons ATGACATCTTCAACAGTCGATACCTGCAAATCTGATGATTTGCAGGTTGACATTGAGAAGAACTTGCCACAGGATGTAAGGTCTCAGTGGATTCTTAATGCTCCTGAGCCTCCAAGTCCTTGGCATGTAGCTGCAGATTCTGTGAGGAAAACAGTTTCTAATTTTAGAGGCAAAGTTTCCTCTCTAAGTGATCGATCTTGCGGTACAGTCCTTCTTTCAGCTTTGCAGGTTGTTTTTCCTATTCTTGTTTGGGGCAGAAGCTACACTGCTGCTAAATTTAGGAAGGACTTTCTTGCTGGACTCACTATTGCTAGTCTATGTATTCCTCAG AGCATAGGATATGCAACATTAGCAAACCTTGCTCCTCAATATGGACTAT ATACGAGCGTTGTTCCGCCGCTGATCTACGCTGTAATGGGAACTTCGCGAGAGATAGCAATTGGTCCTGTGGCAGTGGTTTCGCTGTTGTTATCATCAATGGTACAGAAGCTAGTAGATCCTTCTACTGATCCAGTTGGTTACACAAAGCTTATTTTTCTTACAACTCTCTTTGCTGGTATCTTTCAAACTTCATTTGGACTATTCAG GTTGGGGTTCCTTGTGGATTTTCTGTCACATGCTGCAATTGTTGGATTTGTAGCAGGAGCTGCAATTGTGATTGGGCTTCAACAGTTGAAGGGACTGTTTGGAATCACTCATTTTACAACCAAAACAGACATAATCTCTGTCTTGAAAGCTGTTTGGGAAGCATTTCATAATCCT TGGAACCCTCATAATTTTATCCTGGGAGGATGTTTCTTGGCGTTCATCCTAACAACTAGATTTCTG GGTAAAAGGAAGAAGAATCTGTTCTGGTTGGCATCAATTGCACCACTTGTGTCTATTGTACTCTCAACTCTAGTTGTTTATCTAACTCGAGCGGATAAAAATGGCGTAAAAATTGTGAAACATGTCAAAGGAGGACTCAATCCAATCTCCATCAATCAGTTAGACTTTAACAGTCCACATGTTGTCGATGTTGCCAAAATTGGACTCGTTGTCGCTGTTGTTGCCCTTACT GAATCTGTTGCTGTTGGACGATCTTTTGCGTCGATCAAAGGATACCAGCTCGACGGAAACAAAGAGATGATGTCAATAGGCTTCACAAACATCATAGGATCTCTCACCTCGTGTTATGTTGCAACTG GTTCATTCTCTCGAACCGCGGTTAATTACGCTGCTGGATGTGAAAGTTTAATATCAAACATTGTGATGGCAGTTACAGTGATGATATCGCTACAGTTTTTGACAAATCTGTTGTATTATACACCAATTGCTATCATTGCATCAGTTATCCTCTCTGCTCTACCAGGACTCATAGACATAACTGAAGCATACAAAATTTGGAAAGTTGACAAGCTTGACTTTCTTGCTTGCATTGGAGCCTTCTTTGGTGTACTCTTTGCTTCCGTCGAGATTGGTCTTCTAGTCGCG GTGGTAATATCTTTTACAAAGATAATTCTGATATCGATTCGACCAAGCACAGAAACTTTAGGAAAACTTCCAGGAACTGATTTATTCTGTGATGTTGATCAGTATCCTATGGCAATTCAGATTCCGGGTGTTATCATAATACGTATGAAATCCGCGTTGCTTTGCTTTGCAAATGCCAATTTCGTTAAAGAAAG aatcatcaaatGGGTTACTCcgaaagaatcagaagatgacaAGGGAAATTCAAAGAGTACAATTCAACTCGTAATTCTTGACACCTCGA ATTTGGTGAACATTGACACTTCTGGAATTGCTTCTTTGGAGGAACTGTACAAGAATTTGTCTTCACATGGGAAACAG TTGGCGATTGTGAATCCGAGGTGGCAAGTTATACACAAGCTAAAGGTGTCGAAGTTTGTCGACAAAATAGGTGGGAGAGTTTATCTGACTGTTGAAGAAGCTGTTGTTGCAGGATGCAAGAGTAACCAGTTCTGA